In a genomic window of Numenius arquata chromosome 5, bNumArq3.hap1.1, whole genome shotgun sequence:
- the FGA gene encoding fibrinogen alpha chain: MISMRILCVLLCLNLAWAQGGGTTFEMEGAGVRGPRIVEHMSQSTCQYEKNWPICADDDWGTKCPSGCRMQGLIDETDQDYKHRIDKIKKLLAENQNNYKKSNRIIVETINVLKPNLDSAQQTDETYGHVSGELRRRIVTLKQRVITQVNRIKALQSSIQEQVVEMKRLEVDIDIKIRACKGTCAKSFDYHLDKESYDNIHRQLTQANSINLHPELQTTTLSTLKMRPLKDSNVPEHFKHKPLPEMQALNIVNNIRQMQAVLERSETDMNPSRGDSYYPMAESRGDGPSHTSISVTPTHGRETHSLGDKTSSTVRRCTKTITKKMVTGPDGPREEIVEKTVSSDGSDCSYLQGAGNVGAEESRYHVGGTDVFHKLESSFPGLEAFFTPDSPSTASRQFGASSSVSSTSHVTGTGSSHLSTGVSSHSGAYGGKGKFTDLGEEEEDDFGGLHLQPSGFPSGSASHSKAVVTSSSSSFNKGGSTFETKSLKTREITEQLGGVQHEQSAEDTPDFQARSFRPPRVKQRTASTGKDCDDIRQKHTFGAKSGIFKIKPAGSSKVLSVYCDQETTLGGWLLVQQRMDGSVNFNRTWQDYKRGFGSVDGRGRGEFWLGNENIHLLTQNDTLLRVELEDWDGNAVYAEYIIQVGSEAEGYALAVSSYEGTAGDALITGWLEEGTEYTSHAQMRFSTFDRDQDHWEESCAEMYGGGWWYNSCQAANLNGIYYLGGHYDPRYNIPYEIENGVVWLPFRASDYSLKIVRMKIRPIAML; the protein is encoded by the exons ATGATATCAATGAGGATCCTCTGTGTGTTGCTGTGCCTCAACTTAGCCTGG GCACAAGGTGGAGGGACTACCTTTGAAATGGAGGGTGCAGGAGTGCGTGGTCCCAGGATTGTGGAGCACATGTCCCAGTCCACCTGCCAGTATGAGAAGAACTGGCCCATCTGTGCGGACGATGACTGG GGTACAAAATGTCCATCAGGCTGCAGAATGCAAGGACTGATTGATGAAACAGACCAGGATTATAAACACAGAATTGACAAAATCAAGAAGCTGCTTGCAGAAAATCAAAACAACTATAAAAAATCCAATCGGATAATTGTGGAAACCATAAATGTACTAAAACCAAACCTGGACAGTGCTCAGC agaCTGATGAGACTTACGGTCACGTGTCAGGAGAACTGAGGCGGAGAATTGTGACATTGAAGCAGAGAGTTATCACTCAAGTAAACAGAATtaaagctctgcagagcagcatccaGGAACAGGTGGTGGAGATGAAACGCTTAGAG GTGGACATTGATATTAAGATTCGAGCTTGCAAAGGAACCTGTGCTAAAAGCTTTGATTACCATCTGGATAAAGAAAGCTATGACAACATCCACAGGCAGCTTACTCAAGCGAACTCCATCAACTTGCACCCAGAGCTTCAAACAACCACCTTGAGCACACTGAAAATGAGGCCACTTAAGGACTCAAATGTTCCTGAGCATTTTAAGCATAAGCCTCTGCCTGAAATGCAGGCTCTGAACATAGTTAATAACATCAGGCAGATGCAAGCGGTATTAGAAAGATCAGAAACAGACATGAATCCCTCCCGAGGTGACAGCTACTATCCCATGGCAGAATCAAGGGGGGATGGACCTTCACACACCAGCATATCAGTTACTCCTACTCATGGGAGAGAAACCCATAGTCTGGGAGACAAAACCTCCTCTACTGTTCGTAGGTGCACCAAAACTATCACCAAAAAAATGGTCACTGGCCCTGATGGCCCTAGAGAAGAAATAGTTgagaaaacagtttcttctgATGGCTCAGACTGCTCCTACTTACAAGGAGCAGGAAATGTTGGGGCAGAAGAGAGCAGGTACCATGTTGGTGGGACAGATGTCTTCCACAAGCTAGAGAGTTCATTCCCCGGCCTAGAAGCATTTTTTACCCCTGACTCTCCATCCACTGCTAGTAGGCAGTTTGGTGCATCTAGCAGCGTTTCATCTACCAGCCACGTAACTGGCACAGGCAGTAGTCACTTAAGTACTGGAGTATCCAGTCATTCAGGGGCTTATGGGGGCAAAGGCAAATTTACAGACttaggagaggaggaagaagatgactTTGGAGGACTTCACCTTCAGCCATCTGGATTCCCATCTGGCAGTGCAAGTCACTCCAAGGCTGTAGTGACCAGCTCCTCTTCTAGTTTCAACAAGGGAGGCTCCACTTTCGAAACCAAATCACTAAAGACCCGTGAAATAACTGAGCAGCTAGGTGGGGTGCAACATGAGCAGAGTGCAGAGGATACCCCAGACTTTCAGGCACGCAGCTTCAGACCGCCAAGAGTGAAGCAAAGGACAGCCAGCACTGGGAAAG actgtgATGATATCCGCCAGAAACACACTTTTGGTGCCAAAAGTGGCATTTTCAAAATCAAGCCAGCCGGATCCAGTAAGGTTTTGTCAGTTTATTGCGACCAAGAGACCACTTTGGGAGGATGGCTATTGGTCCAACAGAGAATGGATGGATCAGTGAATTTTAACCGGACCTGGCAAGACTACAAGAGAGGTTTCGGCAGCGTGGATGGCAGAGGGCGAGGAGAGTTCTGGCTGGGCAATGAAAACATACACTTGCTGACTCAGAATGACACTCTCCTTCGGGTAGAGTTGGAGGACTGGGATGGAAATGCTGTCTATGCAGAGTATATCATACAGGTAGGGTCTGAAGCAGAAGGGTATGCCCTTGCCGTGTCCTCCTACGAGGGGACTGCCGGGGATGCGCTGATCACTGGCTGGCTGGAGGAGGGCACCGAATACACGTCCCATGCCCAGATGCGGTTCAGCACCTTCGACCGGGACCAGGACCACTGGGAGGAGAGCTGTGCGGAGATGTACGGGGGGGGCTGGTGGTACAACAGCTGCCAGGCAGCCAACCTCAATGGCATTTATTACCTGGGGGGCCACTACGACCCCAGGTACAATATTCCTTATGAAATCGAAAATGGTGTGGTCTGGCTGCCATTTAGAGCCTCTGACTATTCCCTTAAAATTGTTAGAATGAAAATCAGGCCCATAGCAATGCTGTAG